The Numenius arquata chromosome 26, bNumArq3.hap1.1, whole genome shotgun sequence genome has a segment encoding these proteins:
- the DMTN gene encoding dematin isoform X6, whose amino-acid sequence MERLQKAKMDNEVLGYKDLAAIPKDKAILDIERPDLMIYEPHFTYSLMEHVELPRSREVIREWLESRTPSSAPQPTSRQGSSSARSSVQHFHRPETDTTELNIYKKPPIYRQKEHHPGAHHGKHLIEDLIIESSKFPAAQPPDPNQPAKIETDYWPCPPSLAVVETEWRKRMASKRGEEEEEDLTEEMKNLRELQRQELSKVTSNLGKLILKEEMEKSLPIRRKTRSLPDRTPFHTSLHMGSYKSSSLPASGRSTLTRLQSAEFGSAGSEKGSPGERGGNGQRGRMDRGNSLPSMLEQKIYPYEMLMVTNRGRVKLPPGVDRTRLERHLSPEDFLRVFEMPPEEFSKLALWKRNELKKKAFLF is encoded by the exons ATGGAAAGACTGCAGAAA gccAAAATGGACAACGAGGTTCTGGGCTACAAGGACCTGGCCGCCATCCCTAAGGACAAAGCGATCCTGGACATTGAGCGCCCGGATCTGATGATCTACGAACCCCATTTCACTTACTCGCTCATGGAGCACGTGGAGCTGCCCCGCAGCCGAGAG GTCATccgggaatggctggagagccgGACCCCCAGCAGTGCCCCACAGCCCACCTCTCGCCAGGGCAGCAGCTCAGCCCGCAGCAGCGTGCAGCACTTCCACCGACCCG agaCCGACACGACGGAGCTCAACATATACAAGAAACCTCCAATTTACAGGCAGAAAG AGCACCATCCCGGCGCCCACCACGGGAAGCATCTCATAGAGGACTTGATCATCGAATCCTCCAAGTTCCCGGCGGCGCAGCCCCCAGACCCCAACCAGCCCGCCAAGATCGAGACCGACTACTGGCCGTGCCCCCCGTCCCTGGCCGTTGTGG AGACGGAGTGGAGGAAGCGGATGGCCTCcaagagaggggaggaagaggaagaggaccTGACGGAGGAGATGAAGAACCTGCGGGAGCTccagaggcaggagctgagcaAG GTCACCTCCAACCTCGGGAAGCTCATCctgaaggaggagatggagaaatcTCTCCCCATCCGGAGAAAAACCCGCTCGCTGCCGGACCGGACACCCTTCCATACGT CCCTGCACATGGGGAGCTACAAGAGCTCCTCGCTGCCCGCCTCTGGCAGGAGCACCCTCACCCGG CTGCAGTCGGCAGAGTTCGGCTCAGCGGGCAGCGAGAAGGGCAGTCCAGGTGAGC gaggtggg aaTGGCCAGCGTGGGCGCATGGACAGAGGCAATTCCCTGCCCAGCATGCTGGAGCAAAAG ATCTACCCCTATGAAATGCTGATGGTGACAAACCGGGGCCGCGTGAAGCTGCCACCCGGCGTGGACAGGACCAGGCTGGAG CGGCACCTCTCCCCCGAGGATTTCCTGCGGGTCTTCGAGATGCCCCCCGAGGAATTCAGCAAACTGGCCCTCTGGAAGCGCAACGAGCTGAAGAAGAAAGCCTTCCTCTTCTGA
- the DMTN gene encoding dematin isoform X8 gives MERLQKAKMDNEVLGYKDLAAIPKDKAILDIERPDLMIYEPHFTYSLMEHVELPRSREVIREWLESRTPSSAPQPTSRQGSSSARSSVQHFHRPETDTTELNIYKKPPIYRQKEHHPGAHHGKHLIEDLIIESSKFPAAQPPDPNQPAKIETDYWPCPPSLAVVETEWRKRMASKRGEEEEEDLTEEMKNLRELQRQELSKVTSNLGKLILKEEMEKSLPIRRKTRSLPDRTPFHTSLHMGSYKSSSLPASGRSTLTRLQSAEFGSAGSEKGSPGLQIYPYEMLMVTNRGRVKLPPGVDRTRLERHLSPEDFLRVFEMPPEEFSKLALWKRNELKKKAFLF, from the exons ATGGAAAGACTGCAGAAA gccAAAATGGACAACGAGGTTCTGGGCTACAAGGACCTGGCCGCCATCCCTAAGGACAAAGCGATCCTGGACATTGAGCGCCCGGATCTGATGATCTACGAACCCCATTTCACTTACTCGCTCATGGAGCACGTGGAGCTGCCCCGCAGCCGAGAG GTCATccgggaatggctggagagccgGACCCCCAGCAGTGCCCCACAGCCCACCTCTCGCCAGGGCAGCAGCTCAGCCCGCAGCAGCGTGCAGCACTTCCACCGACCCG agaCCGACACGACGGAGCTCAACATATACAAGAAACCTCCAATTTACAGGCAGAAAG AGCACCATCCCGGCGCCCACCACGGGAAGCATCTCATAGAGGACTTGATCATCGAATCCTCCAAGTTCCCGGCGGCGCAGCCCCCAGACCCCAACCAGCCCGCCAAGATCGAGACCGACTACTGGCCGTGCCCCCCGTCCCTGGCCGTTGTGG AGACGGAGTGGAGGAAGCGGATGGCCTCcaagagaggggaggaagaggaagaggaccTGACGGAGGAGATGAAGAACCTGCGGGAGCTccagaggcaggagctgagcaAG GTCACCTCCAACCTCGGGAAGCTCATCctgaaggaggagatggagaaatcTCTCCCCATCCGGAGAAAAACCCGCTCGCTGCCGGACCGGACACCCTTCCATACGT CCCTGCACATGGGGAGCTACAAGAGCTCCTCGCTGCCCGCCTCTGGCAGGAGCACCCTCACCCGG CTGCAGTCGGCAGAGTTCGGCTCAGCGGGCAGCGAGAAGGGCAGTCCAG gcCTGCAG ATCTACCCCTATGAAATGCTGATGGTGACAAACCGGGGCCGCGTGAAGCTGCCACCCGGCGTGGACAGGACCAGGCTGGAG CGGCACCTCTCCCCCGAGGATTTCCTGCGGGTCTTCGAGATGCCCCCCGAGGAATTCAGCAAACTGGCCCTCTGGAAGCGCAACGAGCTGAAGAAGAAAGCCTTCCTCTTCTGA
- the DMTN gene encoding dematin isoform X3 produces the protein MERLQKQPLTSPGSVCSSRGSSVPGSPSSIVAKMDNEVLGYKDLAAIPKDKAILDIERPDLMIYEPHFTYSLMEHVELPRSRERSLSPKSISPPPSPEVIREWLESRTPSSAPQPTSRQGSSSARSSVQHFHRPETDTTELNIYKKPPIYRQKEHHPGAHHGKHLIEDLIIESSKFPAAQPPDPNQPAKIETDYWPCPPSLAVVETEWRKRMASKRGEEEEEDLTEEMKNLRELQRQELSKVTSNLGKLILKEEMEKSLPIRRKTRSLPDRTPFHTSLHMGSYKSSSLPASGRSTLTRLQSAEFGSAGSEKGSPGLQIYPYEMLMVTNRGRVKLPPGVDRTRLERHLSPEDFLRVFEMPPEEFSKLALWKRNELKKKAFLF, from the exons ATGGAAAGACTGCAGAAA caacCGCTGACCTCCCCTGGGAGCGTCTGTTCCTCCCGTGGGTCCAGCGTCCCTGGATCGCCTTCCAGCATCGTG gccAAAATGGACAACGAGGTTCTGGGCTACAAGGACCTGGCCGCCATCCCTAAGGACAAAGCGATCCTGGACATTGAGCGCCCGGATCTGATGATCTACGAACCCCATTTCACTTACTCGCTCATGGAGCACGTGGAGCTGCCCCGCAGCCGAGAG CGCTCCCTGTCTCCCAAATCCATCTCTCCGCCTCCATCTCCGGAG GTCATccgggaatggctggagagccgGACCCCCAGCAGTGCCCCACAGCCCACCTCTCGCCAGGGCAGCAGCTCAGCCCGCAGCAGCGTGCAGCACTTCCACCGACCCG agaCCGACACGACGGAGCTCAACATATACAAGAAACCTCCAATTTACAGGCAGAAAG AGCACCATCCCGGCGCCCACCACGGGAAGCATCTCATAGAGGACTTGATCATCGAATCCTCCAAGTTCCCGGCGGCGCAGCCCCCAGACCCCAACCAGCCCGCCAAGATCGAGACCGACTACTGGCCGTGCCCCCCGTCCCTGGCCGTTGTGG AGACGGAGTGGAGGAAGCGGATGGCCTCcaagagaggggaggaagaggaagaggaccTGACGGAGGAGATGAAGAACCTGCGGGAGCTccagaggcaggagctgagcaAG GTCACCTCCAACCTCGGGAAGCTCATCctgaaggaggagatggagaaatcTCTCCCCATCCGGAGAAAAACCCGCTCGCTGCCGGACCGGACACCCTTCCATACGT CCCTGCACATGGGGAGCTACAAGAGCTCCTCGCTGCCCGCCTCTGGCAGGAGCACCCTCACCCGG CTGCAGTCGGCAGAGTTCGGCTCAGCGGGCAGCGAGAAGGGCAGTCCAG gcCTGCAG ATCTACCCCTATGAAATGCTGATGGTGACAAACCGGGGCCGCGTGAAGCTGCCACCCGGCGTGGACAGGACCAGGCTGGAG CGGCACCTCTCCCCCGAGGATTTCCTGCGGGTCTTCGAGATGCCCCCCGAGGAATTCAGCAAACTGGCCCTCTGGAAGCGCAACGAGCTGAAGAAGAAAGCCTTCCTCTTCTGA
- the DMTN gene encoding dematin isoform X2, producing the protein MERLQKQPLTSPGSVCSSRGSSVPGSPSSIVAKMDNEVLGYKDLAAIPKDKAILDIERPDLMIYEPHFTYSLMEHVELPRSREVIREWLESRTPSSAPQPTSRQGSSSARSSVQHFHRPETDTTELNIYKKPPIYRQKEHHPGAHHGKHLIEDLIIESSKFPAAQPPDPNQPAKIETDYWPCPPSLAVVETEWRKRMASKRGEEEEEDLTEEMKNLRELQRQELSKVTSNLGKLILKEEMEKSLPIRRKTRSLPDRTPFHTSLHMGSYKSSSLPASGRSTLTRLQSAEFGSAGSEKGSPGERGGNGQRGRMDRGNSLPSMLEQKIYPYEMLMVTNRGRVKLPPGVDRTRLERHLSPEDFLRVFEMPPEEFSKLALWKRNELKKKAFLF; encoded by the exons ATGGAAAGACTGCAGAAA caacCGCTGACCTCCCCTGGGAGCGTCTGTTCCTCCCGTGGGTCCAGCGTCCCTGGATCGCCTTCCAGCATCGTG gccAAAATGGACAACGAGGTTCTGGGCTACAAGGACCTGGCCGCCATCCCTAAGGACAAAGCGATCCTGGACATTGAGCGCCCGGATCTGATGATCTACGAACCCCATTTCACTTACTCGCTCATGGAGCACGTGGAGCTGCCCCGCAGCCGAGAG GTCATccgggaatggctggagagccgGACCCCCAGCAGTGCCCCACAGCCCACCTCTCGCCAGGGCAGCAGCTCAGCCCGCAGCAGCGTGCAGCACTTCCACCGACCCG agaCCGACACGACGGAGCTCAACATATACAAGAAACCTCCAATTTACAGGCAGAAAG AGCACCATCCCGGCGCCCACCACGGGAAGCATCTCATAGAGGACTTGATCATCGAATCCTCCAAGTTCCCGGCGGCGCAGCCCCCAGACCCCAACCAGCCCGCCAAGATCGAGACCGACTACTGGCCGTGCCCCCCGTCCCTGGCCGTTGTGG AGACGGAGTGGAGGAAGCGGATGGCCTCcaagagaggggaggaagaggaagaggaccTGACGGAGGAGATGAAGAACCTGCGGGAGCTccagaggcaggagctgagcaAG GTCACCTCCAACCTCGGGAAGCTCATCctgaaggaggagatggagaaatcTCTCCCCATCCGGAGAAAAACCCGCTCGCTGCCGGACCGGACACCCTTCCATACGT CCCTGCACATGGGGAGCTACAAGAGCTCCTCGCTGCCCGCCTCTGGCAGGAGCACCCTCACCCGG CTGCAGTCGGCAGAGTTCGGCTCAGCGGGCAGCGAGAAGGGCAGTCCAGGTGAGC gaggtggg aaTGGCCAGCGTGGGCGCATGGACAGAGGCAATTCCCTGCCCAGCATGCTGGAGCAAAAG ATCTACCCCTATGAAATGCTGATGGTGACAAACCGGGGCCGCGTGAAGCTGCCACCCGGCGTGGACAGGACCAGGCTGGAG CGGCACCTCTCCCCCGAGGATTTCCTGCGGGTCTTCGAGATGCCCCCCGAGGAATTCAGCAAACTGGCCCTCTGGAAGCGCAACGAGCTGAAGAAGAAAGCCTTCCTCTTCTGA
- the DMTN gene encoding dematin isoform X5 → MERLQKQPLTSPGSVCSSRGSSVPGSPSSIVAKMDNEVLGYKDLAAIPKDKAILDIERPDLMIYEPHFTYSLMEHVELPRSREVIREWLESRTPSSAPQPTSRQGSSSARSSVQHFHRPETDTTELNIYKKPPIYRQKEHHPGAHHGKHLIEDLIIESSKFPAAQPPDPNQPAKIETDYWPCPPSLAVVETEWRKRMASKRGEEEEEDLTEEMKNLRELQRQELSKVTSNLGKLILKEEMEKSLPIRRKTRSLPDRTPFHTSLHMGSYKSSSLPASGRSTLTRLQSAEFGSAGSEKGSPGLQIYPYEMLMVTNRGRVKLPPGVDRTRLERHLSPEDFLRVFEMPPEEFSKLALWKRNELKKKAFLF, encoded by the exons ATGGAAAGACTGCAGAAA caacCGCTGACCTCCCCTGGGAGCGTCTGTTCCTCCCGTGGGTCCAGCGTCCCTGGATCGCCTTCCAGCATCGTG gccAAAATGGACAACGAGGTTCTGGGCTACAAGGACCTGGCCGCCATCCCTAAGGACAAAGCGATCCTGGACATTGAGCGCCCGGATCTGATGATCTACGAACCCCATTTCACTTACTCGCTCATGGAGCACGTGGAGCTGCCCCGCAGCCGAGAG GTCATccgggaatggctggagagccgGACCCCCAGCAGTGCCCCACAGCCCACCTCTCGCCAGGGCAGCAGCTCAGCCCGCAGCAGCGTGCAGCACTTCCACCGACCCG agaCCGACACGACGGAGCTCAACATATACAAGAAACCTCCAATTTACAGGCAGAAAG AGCACCATCCCGGCGCCCACCACGGGAAGCATCTCATAGAGGACTTGATCATCGAATCCTCCAAGTTCCCGGCGGCGCAGCCCCCAGACCCCAACCAGCCCGCCAAGATCGAGACCGACTACTGGCCGTGCCCCCCGTCCCTGGCCGTTGTGG AGACGGAGTGGAGGAAGCGGATGGCCTCcaagagaggggaggaagaggaagaggaccTGACGGAGGAGATGAAGAACCTGCGGGAGCTccagaggcaggagctgagcaAG GTCACCTCCAACCTCGGGAAGCTCATCctgaaggaggagatggagaaatcTCTCCCCATCCGGAGAAAAACCCGCTCGCTGCCGGACCGGACACCCTTCCATACGT CCCTGCACATGGGGAGCTACAAGAGCTCCTCGCTGCCCGCCTCTGGCAGGAGCACCCTCACCCGG CTGCAGTCGGCAGAGTTCGGCTCAGCGGGCAGCGAGAAGGGCAGTCCAG gcCTGCAG ATCTACCCCTATGAAATGCTGATGGTGACAAACCGGGGCCGCGTGAAGCTGCCACCCGGCGTGGACAGGACCAGGCTGGAG CGGCACCTCTCCCCCGAGGATTTCCTGCGGGTCTTCGAGATGCCCCCCGAGGAATTCAGCAAACTGGCCCTCTGGAAGCGCAACGAGCTGAAGAAGAAAGCCTTCCTCTTCTGA
- the DMTN gene encoding dematin isoform X4 has product MERLQKAKMDNEVLGYKDLAAIPKDKAILDIERPDLMIYEPHFTYSLMEHVELPRSRERSLSPKSISPPPSPEVIREWLESRTPSSAPQPTSRQGSSSARSSVQHFHRPETDTTELNIYKKPPIYRQKEHHPGAHHGKHLIEDLIIESSKFPAAQPPDPNQPAKIETDYWPCPPSLAVVETEWRKRMASKRGEEEEEDLTEEMKNLRELQRQELSKVTSNLGKLILKEEMEKSLPIRRKTRSLPDRTPFHTSLHMGSYKSSSLPASGRSTLTRLQSAEFGSAGSEKGSPGERGGNGQRGRMDRGNSLPSMLEQKIYPYEMLMVTNRGRVKLPPGVDRTRLERHLSPEDFLRVFEMPPEEFSKLALWKRNELKKKAFLF; this is encoded by the exons ATGGAAAGACTGCAGAAA gccAAAATGGACAACGAGGTTCTGGGCTACAAGGACCTGGCCGCCATCCCTAAGGACAAAGCGATCCTGGACATTGAGCGCCCGGATCTGATGATCTACGAACCCCATTTCACTTACTCGCTCATGGAGCACGTGGAGCTGCCCCGCAGCCGAGAG CGCTCCCTGTCTCCCAAATCCATCTCTCCGCCTCCATCTCCGGAG GTCATccgggaatggctggagagccgGACCCCCAGCAGTGCCCCACAGCCCACCTCTCGCCAGGGCAGCAGCTCAGCCCGCAGCAGCGTGCAGCACTTCCACCGACCCG agaCCGACACGACGGAGCTCAACATATACAAGAAACCTCCAATTTACAGGCAGAAAG AGCACCATCCCGGCGCCCACCACGGGAAGCATCTCATAGAGGACTTGATCATCGAATCCTCCAAGTTCCCGGCGGCGCAGCCCCCAGACCCCAACCAGCCCGCCAAGATCGAGACCGACTACTGGCCGTGCCCCCCGTCCCTGGCCGTTGTGG AGACGGAGTGGAGGAAGCGGATGGCCTCcaagagaggggaggaagaggaagaggaccTGACGGAGGAGATGAAGAACCTGCGGGAGCTccagaggcaggagctgagcaAG GTCACCTCCAACCTCGGGAAGCTCATCctgaaggaggagatggagaaatcTCTCCCCATCCGGAGAAAAACCCGCTCGCTGCCGGACCGGACACCCTTCCATACGT CCCTGCACATGGGGAGCTACAAGAGCTCCTCGCTGCCCGCCTCTGGCAGGAGCACCCTCACCCGG CTGCAGTCGGCAGAGTTCGGCTCAGCGGGCAGCGAGAAGGGCAGTCCAGGTGAGC gaggtggg aaTGGCCAGCGTGGGCGCATGGACAGAGGCAATTCCCTGCCCAGCATGCTGGAGCAAAAG ATCTACCCCTATGAAATGCTGATGGTGACAAACCGGGGCCGCGTGAAGCTGCCACCCGGCGTGGACAGGACCAGGCTGGAG CGGCACCTCTCCCCCGAGGATTTCCTGCGGGTCTTCGAGATGCCCCCCGAGGAATTCAGCAAACTGGCCCTCTGGAAGCGCAACGAGCTGAAGAAGAAAGCCTTCCTCTTCTGA
- the DMTN gene encoding dematin isoform X7, giving the protein MERLQKAKMDNEVLGYKDLAAIPKDKAILDIERPDLMIYEPHFTYSLMEHVELPRSRERSLSPKSISPPPSPEVIREWLESRTPSSAPQPTSRQGSSSARSSVQHFHRPETDTTELNIYKKPPIYRQKEHHPGAHHGKHLIEDLIIESSKFPAAQPPDPNQPAKIETDYWPCPPSLAVVETEWRKRMASKRGEEEEEDLTEEMKNLRELQRQELSKVTSNLGKLILKEEMEKSLPIRRKTRSLPDRTPFHTSLHMGSYKSSSLPASGRSTLTRLQSAEFGSAGSEKGSPGLQIYPYEMLMVTNRGRVKLPPGVDRTRLERHLSPEDFLRVFEMPPEEFSKLALWKRNELKKKAFLF; this is encoded by the exons ATGGAAAGACTGCAGAAA gccAAAATGGACAACGAGGTTCTGGGCTACAAGGACCTGGCCGCCATCCCTAAGGACAAAGCGATCCTGGACATTGAGCGCCCGGATCTGATGATCTACGAACCCCATTTCACTTACTCGCTCATGGAGCACGTGGAGCTGCCCCGCAGCCGAGAG CGCTCCCTGTCTCCCAAATCCATCTCTCCGCCTCCATCTCCGGAG GTCATccgggaatggctggagagccgGACCCCCAGCAGTGCCCCACAGCCCACCTCTCGCCAGGGCAGCAGCTCAGCCCGCAGCAGCGTGCAGCACTTCCACCGACCCG agaCCGACACGACGGAGCTCAACATATACAAGAAACCTCCAATTTACAGGCAGAAAG AGCACCATCCCGGCGCCCACCACGGGAAGCATCTCATAGAGGACTTGATCATCGAATCCTCCAAGTTCCCGGCGGCGCAGCCCCCAGACCCCAACCAGCCCGCCAAGATCGAGACCGACTACTGGCCGTGCCCCCCGTCCCTGGCCGTTGTGG AGACGGAGTGGAGGAAGCGGATGGCCTCcaagagaggggaggaagaggaagaggaccTGACGGAGGAGATGAAGAACCTGCGGGAGCTccagaggcaggagctgagcaAG GTCACCTCCAACCTCGGGAAGCTCATCctgaaggaggagatggagaaatcTCTCCCCATCCGGAGAAAAACCCGCTCGCTGCCGGACCGGACACCCTTCCATACGT CCCTGCACATGGGGAGCTACAAGAGCTCCTCGCTGCCCGCCTCTGGCAGGAGCACCCTCACCCGG CTGCAGTCGGCAGAGTTCGGCTCAGCGGGCAGCGAGAAGGGCAGTCCAG gcCTGCAG ATCTACCCCTATGAAATGCTGATGGTGACAAACCGGGGCCGCGTGAAGCTGCCACCCGGCGTGGACAGGACCAGGCTGGAG CGGCACCTCTCCCCCGAGGATTTCCTGCGGGTCTTCGAGATGCCCCCCGAGGAATTCAGCAAACTGGCCCTCTGGAAGCGCAACGAGCTGAAGAAGAAAGCCTTCCTCTTCTGA
- the DMTN gene encoding dematin isoform X1 produces MERLQKQPLTSPGSVCSSRGSSVPGSPSSIVAKMDNEVLGYKDLAAIPKDKAILDIERPDLMIYEPHFTYSLMEHVELPRSRERSLSPKSISPPPSPEVIREWLESRTPSSAPQPTSRQGSSSARSSVQHFHRPETDTTELNIYKKPPIYRQKEHHPGAHHGKHLIEDLIIESSKFPAAQPPDPNQPAKIETDYWPCPPSLAVVETEWRKRMASKRGEEEEEDLTEEMKNLRELQRQELSKVTSNLGKLILKEEMEKSLPIRRKTRSLPDRTPFHTSLHMGSYKSSSLPASGRSTLTRLQSAEFGSAGSEKGSPGERGGNGQRGRMDRGNSLPSMLEQKIYPYEMLMVTNRGRVKLPPGVDRTRLERHLSPEDFLRVFEMPPEEFSKLALWKRNELKKKAFLF; encoded by the exons ATGGAAAGACTGCAGAAA caacCGCTGACCTCCCCTGGGAGCGTCTGTTCCTCCCGTGGGTCCAGCGTCCCTGGATCGCCTTCCAGCATCGTG gccAAAATGGACAACGAGGTTCTGGGCTACAAGGACCTGGCCGCCATCCCTAAGGACAAAGCGATCCTGGACATTGAGCGCCCGGATCTGATGATCTACGAACCCCATTTCACTTACTCGCTCATGGAGCACGTGGAGCTGCCCCGCAGCCGAGAG CGCTCCCTGTCTCCCAAATCCATCTCTCCGCCTCCATCTCCGGAG GTCATccgggaatggctggagagccgGACCCCCAGCAGTGCCCCACAGCCCACCTCTCGCCAGGGCAGCAGCTCAGCCCGCAGCAGCGTGCAGCACTTCCACCGACCCG agaCCGACACGACGGAGCTCAACATATACAAGAAACCTCCAATTTACAGGCAGAAAG AGCACCATCCCGGCGCCCACCACGGGAAGCATCTCATAGAGGACTTGATCATCGAATCCTCCAAGTTCCCGGCGGCGCAGCCCCCAGACCCCAACCAGCCCGCCAAGATCGAGACCGACTACTGGCCGTGCCCCCCGTCCCTGGCCGTTGTGG AGACGGAGTGGAGGAAGCGGATGGCCTCcaagagaggggaggaagaggaagaggaccTGACGGAGGAGATGAAGAACCTGCGGGAGCTccagaggcaggagctgagcaAG GTCACCTCCAACCTCGGGAAGCTCATCctgaaggaggagatggagaaatcTCTCCCCATCCGGAGAAAAACCCGCTCGCTGCCGGACCGGACACCCTTCCATACGT CCCTGCACATGGGGAGCTACAAGAGCTCCTCGCTGCCCGCCTCTGGCAGGAGCACCCTCACCCGG CTGCAGTCGGCAGAGTTCGGCTCAGCGGGCAGCGAGAAGGGCAGTCCAGGTGAGC gaggtggg aaTGGCCAGCGTGGGCGCATGGACAGAGGCAATTCCCTGCCCAGCATGCTGGAGCAAAAG ATCTACCCCTATGAAATGCTGATGGTGACAAACCGGGGCCGCGTGAAGCTGCCACCCGGCGTGGACAGGACCAGGCTGGAG CGGCACCTCTCCCCCGAGGATTTCCTGCGGGTCTTCGAGATGCCCCCCGAGGAATTCAGCAAACTGGCCCTCTGGAAGCGCAACGAGCTGAAGAAGAAAGCCTTCCTCTTCTGA